A window from Kovacikia minuta CCNUW1 encodes these proteins:
- the rpsD gene encoding 30S ribosomal protein S4: protein MSRYRGPRLRIVRRLGDLPGLTRKAPRRAYPPGQHGQERKKRSEYAIRLEEKQKLRFNYGLTERQLLRYVRRARRAAGSTGQALLQLLEMRLDNTIFRLGMAPTIPGARQVVNHGHITVNGRVVDIPSYQCRPGDVIGVRDNERSRKLVETNLQYPGLANLPNHLEFEKSKLEGKVNGVIDREWVALQINELLVVEYYSRQA, encoded by the coding sequence ATGTCGCGATATAGAGGTCCGCGCCTCCGAATAGTGCGTCGTTTGGGAGATTTACCCGGTTTGACGCGAAAAGCCCCCCGTCGGGCTTATCCACCTGGGCAACATGGTCAGGAACGCAAGAAACGCTCCGAGTATGCGATTCGTCTAGAAGAAAAGCAAAAACTCCGGTTTAACTATGGGTTAACCGAGCGCCAACTGCTGCGTTATGTGCGCCGCGCCCGCCGTGCTGCTGGTTCTACAGGGCAGGCTCTGCTGCAACTGTTAGAAATGCGGTTGGATAATACCATCTTTCGTTTGGGCATGGCTCCTACGATCCCTGGTGCCCGTCAGGTTGTGAACCACGGACATATCACGGTCAATGGTCGTGTGGTTGATATTCCCAGCTATCAATGCCGCCCCGGCGACGTGATTGGGGTCAGAGATAACGAGCGCTCTCGTAAGTTAGTAGAAACCAATCTGCAATACCCTGGTCTGGCAAATCTGCCCAACCACCTGGAGTTTGAGAAGAGCAAGCTGGAAGGTAAGGTGAACGGCGTCATCGATCGGGAATGGGTTGCTCTCCAAATCAACGAACTGCTGGTGGTTGAGTACTACTCCCGGCAGGCGTAA
- the yidD gene encoding membrane protein insertion efficiency factor YidD: MRILLIGLIKGYRVFISPLFPPMCRFQPTCSQYALEAIDRHGVLKGSWLATCRICRCHPFHPGGYDPVPPVERGEVGSGEN; this comes from the coding sequence ATGAGAATTCTGCTAATTGGTTTAATTAAGGGGTATCGGGTGTTCATTTCACCCTTGTTCCCGCCGATGTGTCGGTTTCAGCCGACCTGTTCCCAGTATGCTTTGGAAGCGATCGATCGCCACGGTGTCCTGAAAGGAAGTTGGTTAGCAACCTGTCGGATCTGCCGTTGCCATCCCTTCCATCCCGGTGGGTATGACCCGGTGCCGCCTGTAGAGAGAGGGGAAGTGGGGAGCGGGGAGAATTGA
- a CDS encoding M15 family metallopeptidase, protein MKPYQQIPIAECGEPLLPIPPDSFSLVLPHPYEALGAPYGDKSPFYVRESVLGGLVQAQKGLHQQFPGWQIQIFDAYRPVSVQQYMVDYTFQVEVQKLGLLPENLTQSQREAILERVYEFWAVPSFDPATPPPHSTGAAVDVTLVDETGQPVNMGSAIDEISPRSYPDHFANWEDSEHHCYHQYRQRLREAMMRAGFQQHPQEWWHFSMGDQMWAWLIRQKNPGEAAIARYGRFEEKG, encoded by the coding sequence ATGAAACCCTACCAGCAAATTCCGATCGCGGAATGCGGGGAGCCACTGTTGCCAATTCCCCCAGATTCCTTTTCCCTGGTATTGCCCCATCCCTACGAGGCGCTGGGTGCCCCCTATGGGGATAAGTCTCCATTTTATGTGCGGGAAAGCGTTTTAGGGGGTCTAGTGCAGGCACAAAAAGGCTTGCATCAGCAGTTTCCTGGCTGGCAGATTCAAATTTTTGATGCCTATCGTCCGGTCTCGGTTCAGCAATATATGGTGGACTATACCTTTCAGGTGGAGGTTCAAAAGTTGGGATTGCTGCCAGAGAATCTGACTCAATCCCAACGGGAGGCAATCCTGGAGCGGGTCTATGAATTTTGGGCAGTACCCAGTTTTGACCCAGCAACACCGCCCCCACACAGTACGGGCGCAGCGGTGGATGTGACTCTGGTGGACGAAACAGGTCAACCTGTGAATATGGGATCGGCGATCGATGAAATTTCTCCCCGCTCCTACCCCGACCATTTTGCGAATTGGGAAGATTCCGAGCACCATTGCTATCACCAATATCGGCAACGGCTGCGTGAGGCAATGATGCGGGCAGGATTCCAGCAACACCCCCAGGAATGGTGGCATTTTTCTATGGGCGACCAGATGTGGGCGTGGCTAATACGCCAGAAGAACCCAGGTGAAGCGGCGATCGCGCGTTATGGGCGCTTTGAAGAAAAAGGATAA
- a CDS encoding peptidylprolyl isomerase — MHLDLFDQDAPNTVKNFVDLSEKGFYDGLNFHRVIPDFMIQGGCPLGTGTGGPGYKIKCEINRNKHQAGTLSMAHAGKDTGGSQFFICHSPQPHLDGVHTVFGQTQDMDVVNAIRKGDKIRSVKIEK, encoded by the coding sequence ATTCATCTGGATCTGTTCGATCAAGATGCCCCTAATACTGTAAAAAACTTTGTAGACCTTTCCGAGAAAGGCTTCTACGACGGGTTGAACTTTCATCGCGTGATCCCCGACTTCATGATTCAGGGCGGTTGTCCCCTTGGAACAGGTACAGGTGGTCCTGGCTACAAGATTAAGTGTGAAATCAACCGCAATAAGCACCAGGCAGGCACGCTATCTATGGCTCATGCTGGAAAAGATACGGGCGGCAGCCAGTTCTTCATCTGTCATTCTCCCCAACCCCACCTGGATGGAGTTCATACCGTCTTCGGGCAAACTCAGGATATGGATGTTGTGAATGCCATCCGCAAAGGTGACAAAATTCGCTCAGTCAAGATTGAAAAGTAG
- a CDS encoding TspO/MBR family protein gives MIKSWMVIGAVTFVVALGASFLRPKDIKWFGRLQRPRWLTFEALIPIIWTIIFICGAWSAYIVWEKNPGTSYTWFLMAFYLVVEIAIVLYSPVMLWTRSLKIGTIIGGVGVVLGLILTLLVLPISGWAALLLVPYLLWGPIGTYTTWEMSRLNPESA, from the coding sequence GTGATTAAATCCTGGATGGTAATTGGAGCAGTCACCTTTGTGGTGGCACTGGGTGCAAGTTTTCTTAGACCCAAGGATATTAAGTGGTTTGGTCGGCTTCAGCGTCCCCGTTGGCTTACCTTTGAGGCGTTGATTCCTATTATTTGGACGATTATTTTTATTTGTGGTGCCTGGTCTGCTTATATTGTTTGGGAGAAAAATCCGGGTACTTCCTATACCTGGTTTCTGATGGCGTTCTACCTGGTCGTAGAAATTGCAATTGTTCTTTACTCCCCGGTTATGCTCTGGACTCGTAGTCTCAAAATAGGGACCATCATCGGTGGAGTGGGAGTGGTACTGGGGTTGATTTTAACCCTGCTTGTTCTACCCATTTCGGGATGGGCGGCGTTGCTATTGGTGCCCTATCTTCTCTGGGGACCGATCGGCACCTACACCACCTGGGAAATGAGCCGCCTCAATCCTGAATCGGCTTAA